DNA from Ictalurus punctatus breed USDA103 chromosome 7, Coco_2.0, whole genome shotgun sequence:
tagtgtgatggtgtggggatgctttgctgtttcagggcctggacaacttgcaataattgagggaaacatgaattctgctctctaccagaaaatcctaaaggagaatgtccggttttcagtctgtaagttgaaactcaagcacaactggattatgcagcaagacaatgatccaaagcatatgagtaagtcctagtcctagaaggaagttatcggaagtgtttggttgcagttattgctactaaaggtggcacaaacacattttaagtttaaggggggcAATTCGTTTTCCACATTGGTGATGTGTgattgcttcaataaaaaaaaatctaaataaaaaactgttgtgtgtttactcggattacctttgttttatgtcgTATTTCATTTGAACTAACGTTCAATGAAAGATTTCACGTGGAAAATAGGGCCAGCTGATGAGCATGTCAAGGCAGCAGTATATGTGATTATGCTATCAGTGAGGTGTATCCTGGGTTTTATACAGTGTTAATGCAAtcacgattaaaaaaaatagcGGGAGTAATTGCCTACATCAGCTCACCTATGGGTTTAATCAGAGCTACTGTCATTTGCAGCTGAAAGTAATGTCACTAACAAATTGTTGACGTTCGGAAACTGTTTAACTGAACTGTTCAGCTATGTGTAATTAATTATAAGTGCTTATAGCAAAGTGGGAAATATGAGAACAACATGATGTCATAGACGCGGTCACAAGGCATGTTTACACGCATGATCATTTATCATCTGATAATCTGCGGCAGATTACTTCCATCTGTTGTGATGAGTTTAATAACGTAAACTTGAAACAGTGAAGCAATCCTGATTTCTGATCCGTTTGTCCTTCTCAGATGAAGGATGCTCTGTCAGAAATCATTCAGTTGGCCACAGTGGACTCCGAGCCCTGGGTGCTGATGGTGGCCGACATCCTCAAGTCCTTCCCAGAGACGGGTTCTCTCAATCTGGACCTGGAGGAGCAGAACCCCAACGTGCAGGACATCCTGGGAGAGCTGAGAGAAAAAGGTCAGCACGTTCATGAAATGAAAGGTCATCACGTGATTTCCATCGACTGTACTGTTCGGTTCCTTTCACAGTGTGTAAACTTACCTCAAATGTaggcatgtttttttgtgcttaaAGTTTGCTTCTCTAGATTTGCACTAGAGCTCTGAGGCTAATATTGCTAACGAGTAAGAAAAACGGAAAAGCTTAAATGCTTGCCTCAGGAGACACAGTGTGGCTCAGTAACACCATTAGCACATTTCATCGAATAGAAGTAGTCGTCTCAAAGGATGGTGTACACCATTGCTATTGAatcctcaaatctgattggtcagaaggcgttgattaatttcccataactgcagctctgatcGTAGTGTCGGCTGTAAAGTCAAAGCagaggtttatatgaatgcactcaTTTTTCCTCTACTATTATGTGAGTAATAGTTGATGTAGTGGTGTTCCTTTCAATTTTTCACTATgtgagagtcttcaggacagggaAGCGTGCAcgtttgtggtttctcagtcaaatgaaaaactgtttttgtgtcttattcacatcaagaaggagaaaaaaacagagggaGGTGGGTGaggaaacgactgtttataTAGCTGCTAGGTGATAACGGGGCCTAATTAGTTTCATAGacattccacaacgttaaaagtaactataaatggggGGGGGAAATGTATACTTAtttagtaattttttaaaaattgttggcaaattgctgtggtataagaggaataaaatacttcagcaTGTTTTGTGATTGGAAAACAACAGGCCatatcacaccatcctgtcgctgattattttccagcacactctgtagtgttttattcctaattaAACTATGTGTTGAGTTGAAGCTATATTctaattttaatcattttacatttacaatcccacaatgcaccacataACCCGTGGAGCATCCATTGTGTAAATTTCATCTTTAGCTGAAGCGTTTATCTAAATTGCAGACTTATCGTTTGTGACGCTGTGTTGAGCCTGTGTTCGCTTTCACCTTgcagtgagtgagtgcgagGCGTCGGCCATGCTGCCTCTTGAGTGTCAGTATCTGAATAAGAGTGCTTTGACCACGCTGGTGGGTCCCCTCACACCTCCCATCAAACACTTCCAGCTCAAGAGAAAACCCAAAAGTGCTACACTGAGAGCTGAGCTCCTCCAGAAGTGtaagtgttagtgtgtgtgtgtgtgtgtgtgtgtgtgtgtgtgtgtacatcagaGTAATGGCTTCATTCAGTGTAATATGTGTTAATAACCGAATTTAGGATCTAGGATCTCTGAGCGTTTGTGTATTCATCTTGCAGCCACAGAAACCGCACAGCAGCTGAAGAAAACCGCAGGAGTGCCTTTCCACGCTAAAGGACGAGGTCTCGTCAAGAAGATCGACACTACAAGTGAGTTAGATAACACGATGTCGAGCTTTCTGCTGTTCTTGTGCACTCTTAAGTCTgccacgtgcacacacacagaatgaacTAATGTTCTTCAACTTCCACATCAGCGCCGCTGAAGGGGATTCCCAAAGCTCCGTTCCGCAGCCCCACCGCACCCAGCATGTTCCCTTCCAGTAACAGGGCACCCATCACCCCGACTCGCACGCCGCTGCGCAAAGAGAGAGGGGTCAAGGTAAAGGCTTCACCACACGCCCACCACTTCTCCAGCAGCTGTTTGCACATTTGGTTCTCTACACATAATGTTGGCCATGCCGCTGGATGAACGCCAATGTTTACTGAGCATCAAGAGCAATACATCACGTAGAAGATGAAACTTCCTCTGCTTGTTGTGTTTATCATAAGCTGTCTTCTTCAATCTCCTTTTAGTTATTAGACATCTCAGAGTTGGACATGGTCGGAGCAGGCAGAGAAGcaaagaggagaagaaagacACTGGGTACTTCAGAgttgtagtacttaaagcactTTACTGTGAGCAGCTGTTGGATTTGTAgttttctcctcttcttcttttttttgacaACCACTTCCTGTTCCCCTCTCAGACACTGAAGCAGGAGAGAAGGTGGCCAAAGAGGAGGCAGTGGTGGAGAACGCAACCCCCGACTATGCTGCTGGTCTGGTATCTGCACAGGTGTGTAATAAATGAGCGAAAAATAAACATCTTTGTAAATGTCAAGTATGATACAGACTATATCTTGTCATTCAGCCACCTAAGTTTGCTGTAATATAGATTTGTGCTATATATGATTTAGTATGAATAATTAAATCCACTGATTTGTTTGTCAGAAATTGGGGTCATTGAACAACGAGAGCGCGCTACCGTCGACCAGCTACCTCCCAGCCACGCCCAGCATGGTGCCCTCCTCCTCTTACATTCCCAGCTCAGAGACGCAGCAGGGTGAGACGCAGCACCATCACCTAATACAGCTGTTATTATACTGATGCAGCTGTGTGATGCAGACTAATGTATTGGGTCCAGTGAGGGCAAACAGTGGACAACTTgcattacacatttttttaagaTGTCATTTGAAAGGAAGGAATGTGATATTATTgcgaaaataaagaaataaacaaacaaacatgatgtAAAATGGGCAATATGGTAAATATATCGTGTTATTCAAAGACATTTTGCCTAGCAAACTGTATTAGGATGggcacattttaaaatacaaagattatataaataatatatctcaacatgtaattgatttttatcatgtttttatataatgtcagggggaaaaaataatacaagTAAGCCATAATCCAAggctaggt
Protein-coding regions in this window:
- the nelfa gene encoding negative elongation factor A → MASMRDSDTGLWLHNKLGSTDELWTPSSIGSLLTVSVIDNIRLCFSNLSPPVKLKLLLGMLHLPRRTVDEMKDALSEIIQLATVDSEPWVLMVADILKSFPETGSLNLDLEEQNPNVQDILGELREKVSECEASAMLPLECQYLNKSALTTLVGPLTPPIKHFQLKRKPKSATLRAELLQKSTETAQQLKKTAGVPFHAKGRGLVKKIDTTTPLKGIPKAPFRSPTAPSMFPSSNRAPITPTRTPLRKERGVKLLDISELDMVGAGREAKRRRKTLDTEAGEKVAKEEAVVENATPDYAAGLVSAQKLGSLNNESALPSTSYLPATPSMVPSSSYIPSSETQQASTGATNRQPEESTASGAAASTLPGQFKQRAPMYNASTASPTAPTSPTTPASTPHNNTPPTAATATQPDTATPPSTTAAQATPTPAPQQPQPKKNLSLTREQMYAAQEMFKTANKVTRPEKALILGFMAGSRENPCPEQGDIIQIKLSEHTELLPKADGTGSTTMLVDTVFEMNYSTGQWTRLKKYKPITNAS